CGCCATCGACGGTCACAATTTTACCCGGCTGCGCAGGCAGATAGCGGCCAAGGAATTCGCGGAATTTTCGCTCGCCGATAAAGCAGATGCCGGTGGAATCTTTTTTCTTCGCCGTCACCAGGTCTAATTCCTCGGCGATGCGGCGCACTTCCGGTTTCTCCAGCTCGCCGACCGGGAACAGGCTTTGCGCGACCTGATCGTGGCCGAGCGTATAGAGGAAGTAGCTCTGGTCTTTATTGCCGTCGAGACCGCGCAGCAGGCGGCTTTTGCCGTCCACATCGGCGCGACGCACGTAGTGGCCGGTCGCGATGTAGTCCGCGCCGAGATCTTCCGCGGCGAATTCGAGAAAGGCTTTAAATTTGATCTCTTTGTTGCAGAGGATATCCGGGTTCGGCGTGCGTCCGGCTTTATATTCCGCCAGGAAATGCTCAAACACGTTATCCCAGTATTCCGCCGCGAAGTTGACGGTATGCAGCTCAATGCCGAGCTTATCGCACACCGCCTGGGCGTCTGCGAGGTCGGAGGCGGCCGTGCAATAATCCTCGCCGTCATCCTCTTCCCAGTTCTTCATAAAGAGACCTTCCACCTGATAGCCCTGCTGTTGCAGTAACCACGCGGAAACGGAGGAATCGACGCCGCCGGACATTCCGACGATGACTTTTTTCTGGCTGTTATCAGACATTGCACCACTCACGACTTAAAACAAAGGCGGCGTATTCTAGCACGCGCGGGCGGCGCAAACACCCCCTGAGCGCGCCGGGTTTGCCTTCGCGCGCGAAGAAAAGGGCTTAACGGCAATAATTGCGACGTGTCGGGGCTTACAGGAGAGGCGATAAAAGAGGGCGGGGGCGCGAGGCCCCCGCGGACAGGATTCAGGCGTAGCGGTCTTCGAGGCTGAACTGCTCGACGGTTTGCGCCAGCTGCTGCGCCTGCTCTTCGAGCGAGCTGGCCGCCGCCGCCATCTGCTGTACCAGCGCGGCGTTCTGCTGGGTCACGCCGTCCATTTCGTTGACGGCGATCGTCACCTGGCTGATGCCTTTCGACTGCTCATCCGAGGCGCTGACGATCTCGCCGATAATGGTTTGCACCGAATGCACCGCCTGGGTCATCTCCTGCATGGTTTTGCCTGCGTCATTCACCAGCTGCACACCGTTGGCCACGCGCTGGCCCGACTCTTCTATCAGCGCCGCAATCTCTTTCACCGCGTTGGCGCTGCGCTGCGCGAGGCTTCGGACTTCGCTTGCCACCACCGCGAAGCCGCGGCCCTGTTCGCCCGCGCGCGCCGCCTCTACCGCGGCGTTAAGCGCCAGGATATTGGTCTGGAACGCGATGCTATTGATCATCGTGGTGATATCGCTGATTTTCTTCGAGCTGTCGTCGATCTGCGCCATCGTCTGCACTACCTGGCCGACCAGCGTTTCGCCGCGGCTGGCGATCTGGGTGGCGTTGGCGGTGAGCTCGG
This DNA window, taken from Cronobacter universalis NCTC 9529, encodes the following:
- the mnmA gene encoding tRNA 2-thiouridine(34) synthase MnmA, which gives rise to MSDNSQKKVIVGMSGGVDSSVSAWLLQQQGYQVEGLFMKNWEEDDGEDYCTAASDLADAQAVCDKLGIELHTVNFAAEYWDNVFEHFLAEYKAGRTPNPDILCNKEIKFKAFLEFAAEDLGADYIATGHYVRRADVDGKSRLLRGLDGNKDQSYFLYTLGHDQVAQSLFPVGELEKPEVRRIAEELDLVTAKKKDSTGICFIGERKFREFLGRYLPAQPGKIVTVDGDVIGEHQGLMYHTLGQRKGLGIGGTKDGGEEPWYVVDKDVENNILIVAQGHDHPRLMSVGLIAQQLHWVDREPVAAPFTCTVKTRYRQVDIPCTVRPLDDDRIEVLFDEPVAAVTPGQSAVFYLGEVCLGGGIIEQRLPLPV